TACGTTCAGTTGAATGAGGTTTTGGTGCGCGATATTACCTTGCCGACAACCATTAAAACGGCCATCGAGAATAAGCTGAAGCAGGAACAAGAATCGCTAGAATATGAATTCAGACTTCAGCGAGAATTGAAAGAGGCAGAAAGAATCCGTATTGAAGCCGAAGGTAAAGCTGCGGCTAACCGTATTCTAAACGCTTCGCTAACGGACAATATCCTGAAGGAAAAAGGTATTGCAGCAACCTTAGAATTGGCTAAATCGCCAAATTCCAAAGTGGTAGTAGTTGGAAACAGCGATGGTCTGCCCTTGATACTCGGCAATCAGTAAAAGAAATGGCAGAGGATCTCGCAAAACGCGTGGTTGACCGAATGTTCAACAACGATCCATTCAGTCAATGGCTGGGAATCGAGCGTGTGGAAGACGGTGCCGGAAAGTCAGTTCTCAGAATGACTGTTCTTAAGGAAATGCTGAATGGTTTCGACATCGCTCATGGCGGCATTACCTACAGTTTGGCGGATTCGGCTTTGGCTTTTGCCTCAAACAGTCACGGCATTCAAAGTGTCAGCATCGAAACATCCATTTCTCACACAAAACCAGTAAAGGAAGGCGATGTGCTAACAGCAATTGCGGTTGAGAAAAACCTCACCACCAAGATCGGTGTGTATGAGATTATCGTCACCAACCAGCGCAATGAAACCGTGGCACTGTTCAAAGGAACCGTTTATCGAACAGGAAAGGAATGGGAAGTTTGATTTATCCACTTGCCACATGAATGAAATAATTGCAACACTTCTTTTTCTAATTGCCGTTCTAGACCCTGTTGGTTCTGTCCCTGTGTATTTGGAAGCAACGAAGCATTTTGACGAAAGACACAAGCGGAAAATTGCTATTCGCGCTTCAGTTGTTGCGTTTCTTATCTTATTGGTTTTTATCGTTCTTGGTCAGATTGTGCTTGAAGGAATGAGTGTATCGCTTGATGCATTTCAGATTTCAGGAGGAGTGATTCTGTTCTTGTTTGCACTCACCATGATCTTTGGCGATGGTAAGCCTGAAATGGAAAAGCACCTTATAAAAGACTACAAACACGTGACGATATTCCCTGTAGCAATACCGTCAATAGCTTCGCCAGGGGCAATCATGGCAGTTGTCTTGATGACGGATAATCATATTTATACCATTCAACAACAGGCGGTAACCACCTTTTTAGTTGCGGTTGTGGTAGGTTTGACCAGCCTACTTCTGCTTGCGGCAAACAAGGTTCAAGAACGAATTGGGGAGTACGGGATCACGGTTATCAGTAAAGTGATGGGACTTATTTTGGCATCTTACGGTGTACAGAGTATTCTATCTGGTTTGAAAGGATTTTTTGCAACATAAAAACGGAAAATGAAACAAGCATTTATAGTTGACGCCATAAGAACACCAGTTGGCAGTTTTGGAGGCACATTAGCACCTGTAAGGGCAGATGATCTGGCCGCCATTCCTATTCGGGAATTGATGAGTCGGAATCCGAATTTGGATCCATCAGCCATTGAGGATCTGATCTTCGGTTGTGCCAATCAGGCAGGAGAGGACAATAGGAACGTGGCAAGAATGGCCTTGCTCTTGGCAGGACTTCCTTGGTCGGTCGGTGGCGAAACTGTGAATAGATTATGTTCATCTGGAATGGCCTCGACCATCAATGCAGCAAGAGCCATTCAGACAGGAAATGGAGATTTATATATCTCAGGTGGAGTTGAACATATGACGCGTGGGCCGTGGGTGATCTCTAAAGCAAGTCAGCCATTTGGAAGAGATTCTGAAATGTTCGACACAAGCTTCGGATGGCGATTCATCAATCCCAGAATGCAGGAATTGTACGGCACCGAAGGCATGGGACAAACAGCAGAGAACTTGGTGGAGATGTACGGCATTGAGCGCGAAGCTCAAGATCTGTTCGCCCACAATTCGCACATGAAAGCGGCTGCTGCACAAGCTTCCGGCAGATTGGCTGAAGAAATCGTTGCTGTGCAGATTCCGCAACGGAAAGGCGAAGCCATCAGCTTTGAGAAAGATGAATTCATTAAGCCGAATACGACCTTGGAAGTTCTAGGAAAACTCAGAGCCGCTTTCAAGAAAGATGGTTCCGTTACTGCTGGAAACAGTTCTGGATTGAATGATGGCGCAGCCGCCATGCTCATCGCATCCGAACAAGCATTAAAAGATCACAACCTCAAACCAATGGCCCGCATCGTTTCTGCCGCTGTTGCTGGAGTTGAACCACGCATCATGGGCATCGGACCGGTTTACGCTTCCGAAAAAGCATTGAAACGTGCTGGTTTGACACTCGATCAAATAGACGTGATTGAACTCAACGAAGCATTCGCAGCGCAAGTGCTTGCCTGTACGCGCATAATGGGCTTGGCCGATGATGATGCTCGTGTAAATCAGAATGGAGGTGCCATTGCCATCGGTCATCCACTGGGAATGAGCGGAGCTAGAATTCTGCAAACTGCGGCCATCCAATTGCAAAAGACGAATAAGCGCTATGCCTTGGTTTCGATGTGCATTGGGGTAGGGCAGGGCTACGCCACCATTATTGAACGGGTTTGATGGGGATGGGAATTGAAAAACGGCAAATTCAAGTTCGAAAATGTCAAATTCCAATTGAAATTCGAGACATTTCAATAGAAATGTTGGAAATTCCGATAGGAAAATGCTGAATTATAATAGGAATGTGACGAATTATAACAGGAAAACACTGAATTCCGATAGGAATGTGATGAATTCGGATAGAAATATGTCGATTTACTACAGAAACTAACCGCCAACAACTATGATATTCGAATTCAATGGAATGCGTCCGAGGATTCATCCGACAGCTTTTGTGCATCAAACCGCAAGCGTTGTTGGTAATGTTCAGATTGGGAGGGATGTGTATATCGGTCCAGGCGCAGCAATCCGTGGCGATTGGGGCAGAATTGTGATCGAGGACGGTTGTAATGTGCAAGAGAATTGTACCATTCACATGTTTCCAGGCACAACCGTTTGGCTACACAAAGGAGCGCATGTCGGACATGGAGCTATTATACACGGAGCCACTTTGCTTCAGAATTGTCTTATTGGGATGAATGCCGTGGTGATGGATGATGCCGAAGTAGGCGAGGAGAGTATCGTTGGAGCTTTATGTTTCGTTCCCGCTGAGATGAAAATCCCAACCAGAAAGATCGTGGTAGGCAATCCTGCCAAGATCATCAAAGATGTTTCTGACGATATGATCGCTTGGAAAACAGAAGGGACCAAACTCTATCAATCCCTACCAAAAGAAAGCCATGCAACCTTGAAAGAACTTGGTTTGGAAGATGTGCTCTCTTCAGATTCCATTCCGGAAACTGATCCCTACTACGGGCAGCAGAAAGACTTATTTGAAACCTGGAGCAAGACGAAATGATTTTCAGATGGCCGGCCTTGTTTATGGTGGTCATTGCAGTAGGATGCCATTCTTCTAATGAGGAAAAGGAGCCGGCATTGAATGAAACCACTGGGATTTCAGATGCAAAAGCTGATGAAGGTGCAGCGATTGACTATGACACCACCGTGAACTATACACGATATTCCGAGTACGGTCTTGTTGAGGATTTTAATGGTGATGGGTATTCTGAGTTGGTTTCGTTGGTGG
This DNA window, taken from Flavobacteriales bacterium, encodes the following:
- the pcaF gene encoding 3-oxoadipyl-CoA thiolase, with the protein product MKQAFIVDAIRTPVGSFGGTLAPVRADDLAAIPIRELMSRNPNLDPSAIEDLIFGCANQAGEDNRNVARMALLLAGLPWSVGGETVNRLCSSGMASTINAARAIQTGNGDLYISGGVEHMTRGPWVISKASQPFGRDSEMFDTSFGWRFINPRMQELYGTEGMGQTAENLVEMYGIEREAQDLFAHNSHMKAAAAQASGRLAEEIVAVQIPQRKGEAISFEKDEFIKPNTTLEVLGKLRAAFKKDGSVTAGNSSGLNDGAAAMLIASEQALKDHNLKPMARIVSAAVAGVEPRIMGIGPVYASEKALKRAGLTLDQIDVIELNEAFAAQVLACTRIMGLADDDARVNQNGGAIAIGHPLGMSGARILQTAAIQLQKTNKRYALVSMCIGVGQGYATIIERV
- a CDS encoding hotdog fold thioesterase; this translates as MAEDLAKRVVDRMFNNDPFSQWLGIERVEDGAGKSVLRMTVLKEMLNGFDIAHGGITYSLADSALAFASNSHGIQSVSIETSISHTKPVKEGDVLTAIAVEKNLTTKIGVYEIIVTNQRNETVALFKGTVYRTGKEWEV
- a CDS encoding MarC family protein, which gives rise to MNEIIATLLFLIAVLDPVGSVPVYLEATKHFDERHKRKIAIRASVVAFLILLVFIVLGQIVLEGMSVSLDAFQISGGVILFLFALTMIFGDGKPEMEKHLIKDYKHVTIFPVAIPSIASPGAIMAVVLMTDNHIYTIQQQAVTTFLVAVVVGLTSLLLLAANKVQERIGEYGITVISKVMGLILASYGVQSILSGLKGFFAT
- a CDS encoding transferase hexapeptide repeat family protein encodes the protein MIFEFNGMRPRIHPTAFVHQTASVVGNVQIGRDVYIGPGAAIRGDWGRIVIEDGCNVQENCTIHMFPGTTVWLHKGAHVGHGAIIHGATLLQNCLIGMNAVVMDDAEVGEESIVGALCFVPAEMKIPTRKIVVGNPAKIIKDVSDDMIAWKTEGTKLYQSLPKESHATLKELGLEDVLSSDSIPETDPYYGQQKDLFETWSKTK